A part of Bdellovibrionales bacterium genomic DNA contains:
- a CDS encoding NupC/NupG family nucleoside CNT transporter codes for MGRWIGFFGLTGFILISYFMSERKDKVSWKLVGWGMVLQIFLAISVLGIPALGIPGPLRFIFDMANTAIVAALEFTEEGSRFVFGELLNVQKSGFIFAFQVLPTIIFMASLMAVLYHLGVMQKLVNGIAYIMQKTMGISGAESLSTAANIFVGQTEAPLVIKPYVGSLTRSELFAVMVGGMASVAGGVMAAYVGLLKDRIPDIAGHLLTASVMSAPATLVIAKLMIPETIHPETLGKLPKSSEEVIDRNVIEAAARGANEGLLLALNVAAMLLAFIALIAMVNALFVQFGHLIGFDHWGINSIPEVFRGNKPTELSFQVILGWLFSPIAFLMGVPWTECGMAGTLLGEKIVFNEFVAYLHLSEISAQVSHRTMIILSYALCGFANFCSIAIQIGGIGGMAPTRKSDLAEMGIRSVIAGSFSTFMTATIAGILI; via the coding sequence ATGGGACGATGGATAGGTTTTTTTGGCCTCACGGGGTTTATTCTCATTTCCTATTTTATGTCGGAGAGAAAAGATAAGGTATCTTGGAAACTCGTTGGATGGGGAATGGTCCTTCAGATATTCCTCGCCATCTCTGTGCTCGGCATTCCAGCTCTTGGAATTCCGGGCCCTTTGCGTTTTATTTTTGATATGGCCAATACCGCGATTGTGGCAGCCCTTGAGTTCACCGAGGAGGGCAGTCGTTTTGTTTTTGGTGAGCTGTTAAACGTTCAAAAATCAGGCTTTATTTTTGCTTTTCAGGTCTTACCCACCATTATTTTTATGGCCTCATTGATGGCGGTTCTTTATCATCTCGGTGTCATGCAAAAACTTGTAAATGGGATAGCCTATATCATGCAGAAAACCATGGGAATTAGTGGAGCGGAATCTCTTTCTACGGCTGCCAATATCTTCGTGGGACAGACGGAGGCTCCTCTTGTTATCAAGCCGTACGTGGGATCCCTGACTCGTTCCGAACTCTTTGCTGTTATGGTGGGAGGGATGGCCTCTGTTGCGGGTGGAGTGATGGCTGCCTACGTGGGTCTTCTCAAAGACCGCATTCCCGACATTGCAGGCCATCTTCTGACGGCGAGTGTGATGTCAGCCCCGGCCACCCTCGTGATCGCCAAACTCATGATTCCCGAGACCATTCACCCCGAAACTTTGGGGAAACTCCCAAAATCCAGCGAGGAAGTGATTGATCGCAATGTCATTGAGGCCGCCGCTCGAGGAGCCAATGAAGGCTTGCTCTTAGCACTCAACGTGGCGGCCATGCTTTTGGCCTTTATTGCACTCATTGCAATGGTGAACGCTTTATTCGTTCAATTTGGACATTTGATTGGATTTGATCATTGGGGAATCAACTCAATCCCAGAAGTTTTTCGGGGGAATAAACCGACGGAACTCAGTTTCCAAGTTATTCTTGGTTGGCTTTTTTCGCCCATCGCTTTTCTCATGGGCGTCCCCTGGACTGAGTGTGGAATGGCTGGCACCTTACTTGGAGAAAAAATTGTTTTTAATGAGTTCGTCGCCTACCTTCACCTTTCAGAGATTTCAGCACAAGTCAGTCACCGCACCATGATCATTTTGTCCTATGCTCTTTGCGGCTTTGCCAATTTTTGCTCCATCGCTATTCAGATTGGAGGCATTGGCGGAATGGCTCCAACAAGAAAATCTGACTTGGCAGAGATGGGAATTCGGTCTGTAATAGCAGGTAGCTTTTCAACCTTTATGACAGCGACGATTGCAGGAATTTTGATTTGA